The region GCATGGTTATGGGATTATGCAGGAAACTGAAATTATGAGTGAAGGTAGGTTAAAACTTTCCGCAGGAACTCTTTACGGTGCTTTGTCATCTTTACTTGAAAAAAAATGGATTGTCGAATTGCCTATAGAAGAGGGTAGTCGCAGAAAAGAATATGAGATTACCTCGCTTGGCAAAGAAGTGGCAAAGATAGAGCTTACTCGTTTGGAAGAATTAGTAAGAAATGGTAATAGTATTATTAAACAATAATTATTCATGAAACAGCCATTTAGAGATAATTCTCAATTGCAAATTGATGGCAAGTTTCATGTGTTCTTAAAAAATTAAAAACATGAAAAAGAAAGTTTACAAAATATTCTTCGTTTGGGAATATGAAAAAGAAGAAAAATGGCTGAATAAGATGTCCGCAAAGGGCTGGCAGCTGATAAAAGGTAGTTCTTTCAAGTATCTTTTTGAAAAGGGAGAGCCTAATGAATATGATTATAAATTAGAATTGCTTGAAGAAGAGCCCGATTCTCCCAAAAGTAAAAACTACATTGACTTCCTAAAAGAAGCTAATATTGAAAATGTAGGGAAATGCAAAAATTGGATTTTTTTGCGAAAGAAAACGGCTGACGGTGGATTTTCGTCAGACAACAAAACTTTAAGTCACATCAATCATTCTTTGCGTGTAGAAGAAATTTATCACACAAGCAGAAATACAATTATCTTGTTACTGTCAATTGCGTTTATAGGATCTTTGATTACCGGTCACCTACCAGAATCTGCTATAGTGAGTTTTTTTAATGGTTTTTTCACAGGAATTGGTGCTTCGGCTGCTGTTCTTTCTTTAATCTTAATGCCAATTATGCGAAATAATTTTAAAAAAATAAAAAAACACATTCGTGAATTATATATAATTGAAGGGGTATAAAATACAATTAATAAAGATAAGTGGTTATAAATAAACATGTCGTTAAATCCAAGATAAATATAAATAACTAAACATATTGTAAAACTATTTATTAATTAAGAACATGAAAATCAAGAGAATCGGCTTGTTAGCCACATTAATTTCAGCAACTATGATGGTAAATGCACAGCAGTTTGCTGGTGATTGGAAAGGAGCTATTTCTGTTCAAGGAATGGAATTAGAATTTATCTTCCATATTACGGAAGATAATGGCACTTATGCTACAACATTGGATATTCCGATGCAAGGTGCAGTAGGAATTCCGGTTGAAAAAACTGAAGTAGATGGTAGCAAATTAATCCTTAATATGGCAGCCTTGCAAGCTACGTATGAAGGAACTATGAATGCCAAAAGCATTGAAGGAACCTTCAAGCAGATGGGACAAGAGTTTCCGTTGACTTTGAATAAGTTTGAAAGCAAACTGCCCGGAAATCCCGAATTGGTGTCATCTGAAGAGGAATTGCAGAAACTTGTAGCTTATGACGCAGGTAATTACAAGTACAAAGTGGAAGACTATTTTTCGCGTCCGAAAGCAAGTTCATTCCAACTCTCACCCGATGGTAAATATATGTCTTACCGTGAGAAGGAAGATGGAAGCACTAAACAGCACGTATATGTTAAGGAGGTTTCCACCGGAAAAATCACTCGTATTTTGGAAGAAAAAGAGGAGTTGATACGCGGTTATTTTTGGAAAAACAACGAACGTCTTCTTTATATGATGGATCAAGGCGGAAACGAACAATATCACATTCATGCGGTTAATGTCGATGGTTCAAACAACGTTGATTTAACACCCTATGAAGGAGTTCAAGCCGGTATTATCAGCATTTTAAAAGATCAAAAAGATTACGTTATTGTTATGATGAACAAGAATAACAAGCAAGTTTTTGAACCTTACAAATTGAATATCATTACTGGAGAGATTGAGCAACTTTATGAAAATAAGGACATTGCTAACCCGATTCAAGGCTACGACTTTGACAAGGATGGCAACCTTCGCGGTTATACTCGCTTGGTAAATGGTGTGGAGTCTGAACAGTGGTACAAAGATTTGGCATCTGGAGAGTTTAAACTTGTAAAACAGATGAAATGGTATGACTCTTTTGGTATTGTAGGCTTTAACTATGCCGGCAAAAACCCAGATGAAGCTTATGTGGTTACCAATCTTGATTCGGACAAAGCTCGTATTGTTCTGTATGATTTCAAGAAAAATGCCATTGTAAAGGAAATTTTCTCTAATCCTGATTATGATGTGTCAGGTATGAGCCGCAGTCGTAAACGTAATTATGAAATTGACTATTTTGCATACAATGGAGAAAAGTATGTTATCACGCCTGTCAGCAAATTCTTCAAAAGTTTCACAAAACAAATGGAGAAGGAGTTTGCCGGAAAAGAGTTTTATGTTGTTGATTCGGATGACGATGAAAACACGTTCCTGATAGTTGTTCAAAGCGATAAACTGTACGGCACATACTATCAATACGATAATAAAACCAAAAAATTCTCACTGCTTTATGACTTAATGCCACAGTTAAAAGAAGCTGATATGGCAGAGATGCGTCCGATTAAGTTCACAAGTCGCGATGGACTGACTATTCATGGTTACATTACTTTACCCAAAGAAGCATTGGACGGTAAGAAAGTGCCGTTGGTAGTAAATCCGCATGGAGGTCCACAAGGAATTCGTGATAGTTGGGGCTTCAATCCTGAAACACAGCTTTTTGCAAGTCGTGGATATGCAACGCTTCAAGTAAACTTCCGTATATCAGGCGGTTATGGTAAAGAGTTCCTAAAGGCAGGCTTCAAGCAAGTGGGAAGAAAAGTTATGGATGATGTGGAAGATGGTGTAAACTACGTGATTGAACAGGGCTGGGTAGATAAGGACAAAATTGCTATCTACGGCGGCAGCCACGGTGGATATGCTACACTGATGGGATTAGTGAAAACTCCTGACCTATATGCTTGTGGTGTAGATTATGTAGGCGTTTCAAATATCTTTACCTTTTTGAAATCCATCCCGGAATATTGGAAACCCTATTTGGATATGCTAAAAGAAATCTGGTACGATGTTGATAATGAAGAAGAAGCTGCCATTGCAAGAGAAGCTTCGCCTGTGTATCAGATTGATAAAATCAAATCGCCGCTCTTTGTGGTGCAAGGAGCCAATGACCCACGCGTAAATATCAACGAAAGTGACCAAATAGTGGAGAAACTTCGTGCCAAAGGTGTAGATGTTCCTTATATGGTAAAATATAACGAAGGTCACGGCTTTGCACACGAAGAAAATAGCATTGATTTCTACAAAGCCATGATGGGATTTTTAGCAAAGTATTTGAAGTAGTAAAAGTCGGAAGAGTTACTTCAGACAAAGTAAGTTAACAAGAACCGGGGGTGTCAATTGAATTGATACTCTCGGTTTTTATTTGAATATTTTATACCAATTGTAATTTAAAAATAGTCCAATTTTTTTTAAATTTTACAATTGTAAATACCGATGCTACAGATACATAGTCCAAAAGAGCGGTAGCGAAGTTTGAACTATAGTAGATGCCAATCGGTATTATAGAAAAAAGTAGTACTTTTACTATTGTGAATAAACCCAAAGAGTCAAAATTAATATTAGAGTAGGTAAAAATGATCACAAAAGCAGACCTTGACAAGCTAAATTCAAAAGACCCAAAAATAAAATATGGATTTGCAAAAGAATTAATAAAAATCGGTTCAAAAAACCCCGAACACCTCTATGAACACCTTGATTATTGGGCTGAACTGATGACAAGTGATAACAATATTTTAAAATGGACAGCAATTGATCTGATTGGACACCTTTCGGCAGTAGATAAAGACAACAGAATAGACAGTTTAATCCCAGACTTGCTTAAACATCTTCACGGAGGCATACTTATCACTTGCAATCACTCTATTTTTGCTCTTGGACTAATTTACCAAAACAAACCCAACTTTAGAGAAAAAATTCTTGAAGAATTAATATCAATCACAAAAGACAATTTTGAAACTGATGAGTGTAAAAATATTGCGACAGGGAAGGTTTTGGAAGCAGTCAAACCGTTTGTTGCTGACATAAAAAATAACAAATCAGTTATGACGTTTATAGAAAATGCGACCAAATCGGAGAGAAACGCAACAAGAAAGAAGGCTGAACAGTTGATGAAAAAGATTGAGAAACAACAATGAATTACACGTATTTATAATAAAAACAAGAAATATGAAAAAAAGAACATTTGACATTATTGTGATATTAGTAATCGCTGTTTTATTACTAGCACTTAATCAATTTGGCTTATTAGAAAAATCTGCAAAATTTATGTTTATACCTATTTTGGTGTTTTACTATATTGGTCAATTGGCGGAAAGGAAGTTTAGGAAATAATAGTGAAAGCCCGATTATTTCCAAAATGGAAACAGGTCAACGGCTAAAGACTTTGTACGCATAAACCAATTTCATGAAACATAAAAACATCTTGACAATTACAACCAAACAAGATTTTAGAGAATGGTTGGAGAAAAATTCATCTTCAGAAAGTGAATGCTATGTTTCTGTTAAAAGAGGACGTACTGTTGATGATGCACGTTTTTGGTATTTGGATGCAGTTGAAGAGGCTTTGTGTTTCGGATGGATAGATAGCACGATTAGATTAATTAATGGAAAAAAGATGCAACGTTTTTCGCCGAGAAGCAAGAATAGTAATTGGACAGAATTAAATAAAGAGCGTGTACGAAGACTTGAAAAGTTGGGATTGATGACGGACAGCGGTCGGGCAGTACTTCCGGAAATGGATGTACGAAGTTTCAGAATTGACAAAGATGTGGAAACTGTTTTGAAAAAGGAACGAGTATGGTCGAAGTTCAAATCGTTTCATCCTTTATATCAAAGAATACGAGCGTCAAATCTCGCATTCTATAAACAACATTATCCAACTTCTTACGAAAGGATGCTGAAAAACTTTATCGAGAAAACGAGGCAAGGTAAGATGTACGGCAATTGGAGTGATTATGGGAGATTGTTGGATTATTAGATTTTGAGAAACTAAATACTTGTTAGCTAAGTACATTTGTAGTAAACTGTTACTTTTTTATTTTATGGATTACAGAGATAAAGTTTTTATGTCGGTAGCCGAGAACCTTAGCTTTTCTAAGGCGGCAAATCAGTTTAATATTAGTCAACCTGCTGTTACTCGGCATATTAAGGAGTTAGAGGAGCGTTATAAAACCAATCTTTTCGAGCGGAAAGGGAATAAGGTTTATCTTACAGAAGTGGGCAAAAAAGTCTATAACGCATACAAAGAGATAGCCCAACTCTACCGCAATCTCGATTTTGAAATCGGGCAGCTGCACAACAGCGTTTCGGGAGAATTTATTATTGGAGCAAGCTCAACCATTTCGCAATACGTTATTCCACAGGTAATTGCATCGTTTCATAAGCGGTATCCAAAAATAAAAATCTATCTGATAAACGGCAACTCGTTCGAGATGGAAAGGATGCTATTAGACAACAAAATAGA is a window of Bacteroidales bacterium DNA encoding:
- a CDS encoding DUF2812 domain-containing protein encodes the protein MKKKVYKIFFVWEYEKEEKWLNKMSAKGWQLIKGSSFKYLFEKGEPNEYDYKLELLEEEPDSPKSKNYIDFLKEANIENVGKCKNWIFLRKKTADGGFSSDNKTLSHINHSLRVEEIYHTSRNTIILLLSIAFIGSLITGHLPESAIVSFFNGFFTGIGASAAVLSLILMPIMRNNFKKIKKHIRELYIIEGV
- a CDS encoding S9 family peptidase, translated to MKIKRIGLLATLISATMMVNAQQFAGDWKGAISVQGMELEFIFHITEDNGTYATTLDIPMQGAVGIPVEKTEVDGSKLILNMAALQATYEGTMNAKSIEGTFKQMGQEFPLTLNKFESKLPGNPELVSSEEELQKLVAYDAGNYKYKVEDYFSRPKASSFQLSPDGKYMSYREKEDGSTKQHVYVKEVSTGKITRILEEKEELIRGYFWKNNERLLYMMDQGGNEQYHIHAVNVDGSNNVDLTPYEGVQAGIISILKDQKDYVIVMMNKNNKQVFEPYKLNIITGEIEQLYENKDIANPIQGYDFDKDGNLRGYTRLVNGVESEQWYKDLASGEFKLVKQMKWYDSFGIVGFNYAGKNPDEAYVVTNLDSDKARIVLYDFKKNAIVKEIFSNPDYDVSGMSRSRKRNYEIDYFAYNGEKYVITPVSKFFKSFTKQMEKEFAGKEFYVVDSDDDENTFLIVVQSDKLYGTYYQYDNKTKKFSLLYDLMPQLKEADMAEMRPIKFTSRDGLTIHGYITLPKEALDGKKVPLVVNPHGGPQGIRDSWGFNPETQLFASRGYATLQVNFRISGGYGKEFLKAGFKQVGRKVMDDVEDGVNYVIEQGWVDKDKIAIYGGSHGGYATLMGLVKTPDLYACGVDYVGVSNIFTFLKSIPEYWKPYLDMLKEIWYDVDNEEEAAIAREASPVYQIDKIKSPLFVVQGANDPRVNINESDQIVEKLRAKGVDVPYMVKYNEGHGFAHEENSIDFYKAMMGFLAKYLK
- a CDS encoding thymidylate synthase, with translation MKHKNILTITTKQDFREWLEKNSSSESECYVSVKRGRTVDDARFWYLDAVEEALCFGWIDSTIRLINGKKMQRFSPRSKNSNWTELNKERVRRLEKLGLMTDSGRAVLPEMDVRSFRIDKDVETVLKKERVWSKFKSFHPLYQRIRASNLAFYKQHYPTSYERMLKNFIEKTRQGKMYGNWSDYGRLLDY
- a CDS encoding PadR family transcriptional regulator — translated: MTNETNIVLTEAVFYILLVLHKPLHGYGIMQETEIMSEGRLKLSAGTLYGALSSLLEKKWIVELPIEEGSRRKEYEITSLGKEVAKIELTRLEELVRNGNSIIKQ